CGCACGACGATCGTGCTGACGGCATCGCGTCGTAACGCGGTCGTCGCGCGCGCAGCCAGACCCGAGCGAACGACGAGGTACTCGCCGGAGATGGCGTGCCCTAGCGCACGATAGGCAATCCACGCGCCGCCGAGCGCAATCAGCCACGCCCCGACCGCGACCCACACGAGCCACATCGGGAGCAGTCCGGTCGTCCATGGCCAAGCGATCAGGCCAATTGGGATGAGCACGCCCAGCGTGGCCCACCACAACCTGCGGCGCAGAGCCGCGCGGGGATGAGGTTCCAGTACCGCGTCGAGCGGACACGGTTCACCCAGAACGCGGTCCGCGACTCGCCGTGCGACACGAACGGGGCCGCGCGGCAAGATCGCCGTCGGTTCTTCGGGATCCCACACGCTCAACCCGGTCGTCACGATGTTCGTGTCGGCCATACCCATCCACCGCCACAGCAACGGTTCGCTGATCGTTAGACCACGACGACGGGCCTCGTCTCGGTTTACTTCGCGGGTGCTGAGCAGGCCACGTCGCGTGCGCAGGAACTCCTTGTCACCTCGTCGAACTCGGTCAAGTTCGAAGCCCCAGTTCGCAGTCAGATAGCGAACTGCCATCCCCACCGCGCCGAGCAGGCCGCACGCGACCAGGCCAAGGACGATGGTCCACCACCACCCTCGCGAGCCCGGATCCCATGCCCAACTGAGCGCTCCGAGGACGTCCACCCCTACCGAGGCCAGGATCCAGTACGCACCCCAGAGCATTCCGGCGGCCATGACGTACGCCCACACGCTGAACATGTTGTAGACCGCCCACCACGGGCGAGCCTTACCCAGCGGCTCAGCACGCTCCGCAGTGGATCCGGTTGGTTCGGCGACCTCCGTAGACTCTGCCGATCCGCCAGAGAGCAATTCTTCGCGCAGCGCGGCCGCGTCACTCTTGGTCAGCGCATCCAGGCGGAGCGCCGCTTCGCCGGCACCCACTTGCTGACCCGCGCCGATCGTCACTACTCGCAGGCCCGCGATGCGATGGCGCAACTTGGCGTGCGTATCGGCGCTACGTATGCGGTCCCGGCGTAGCGTGCGGGTACGTCGTACGAACACTCCAGTGTGACGCTCGACCTCGTCCTCAGTGACTCGATACCGCGTGAATGCCCAGCGGACGACATCGCCCATGGCGCCGCCGACACCAACGACGGCCACCAGGATCACCGGCCACATCGACGACCACGCGAGATCCACGTTGGTGAACGCAATCACGACGATGCTGGGCGTCAGCGCGAGCATGCTCTTCAGGAGGTCGACCCACACCACTCGCGAGCTCAGACGTCGAAATGGCACACGCTCCGGTGACGGGCGGCCCGTAGTCGACACCGCTACCTGCGATGTCACGTCGCATCGCCCTCGCTCAGTTCAGCAACGGCGGCCAACTGCGAGGCCGCGCGCTCGGCAGTTCGGCGATCGAGTCCGACGATATTGATCGCGCCGGCAGAGGACGCCGTGGTCACACGAAGCGTGGACAGGCCAAGGAATTGTTCGAGCGGTCCGCGAACGGCATCGACGGTCTGGATTCGCGAGGTCGGCGCCACCCGCCACTCTTGCACTACCCACCCCGTCGTTGCGTACGTCGCGCGGTCGGTGATTTCCCAGCGATGAACCCGAAAACGCCACCATGGGGCAACGAACAGCAGCACCAGCACGAGCACGCTCGCGCCGATGATCGGCGCGAGCAGCCATGGCCACGCCGAACTCCACAGCAGCCCGATGACGACTAGCACCACCAGGATTAAGCCCCACGACAATAGCGACCTCAGCATCCACCAGGCGATCGCGCGTCGCTCGATTCCGTTCGCCGCGGGCCTCATCATGCTCGCCACTCGGGTGTCGTCCATCGATCCCCCTGATCGATTAGTCCGCTCGGTCTAACTATAGACCGATCGGACTAACCGTGCCACGCGCTAGATTTGCGGCCCGCGACGTTAATCGACTCGCGCTGTTACCCGACGACCGCGCCGAACAGCGATCCAACGAGGAACGTCGCACCCAACGCCGCGGCGCCACCGATGATCGTGCGCAAGATTGCGCGCCAGCGGTTCGCGCCACCCACCCACGCCGCGACATACCCGGTAATAGCTAAGGCGGTGAGCACGGCGAGGAATGTTCCAAGGATCCGGACACTCTCAGGCAGTAACAAGATTGTGAGCAGTGGTAGCAAGGCGCCGATCGTGAAAGCCACCGCGGAAGCCGCCGCCGCGCGCCACGGGCTGACGACGTCGTCCTGGTCGATGTTCAGCTCGACCGAGAGATGCGCGGAGAGCGCGTCCTGCGCCGAGAGTTCGGTCGCCACGCGCGTCGCCGTCTCTCGGGTAAGCCCCTTCTGCTCGTACATCTCGACCAATTCGGCGAACTCAGCCTCCGGATCGTCGGCGAGTTCTTCCCGTTCCTTATCGATCAGCGCACGCTCGGTGTCACGTTGGCTCGAGACGGACACATACTCGCCCAGCGCCATCGAGACCGCCCCACCGACCAACGCAGCCGAACCGGACAGCAGCACGGGCGTCAACTCATCTGTGCCGCCGGCGACGCCCACGATGACAGCCGCGGTCGACACAATGCCGTCATTGGCGCCGAGAACGCCCGCACGTAGCCAATTCAACCGTTGCGCGAGTCCGGGGCTATGCGGCTCGTTCGCATGGTGCTCGTCGCGAATCTCCGTGGTCATACTGGTCACCGTAGAACTCCGCGATGCCAATCTCTAGCAAGGACAGGCGTCCCTCATCGCACCCGATGCTCAGTCGAACTCCCGCAAGTACATCAGCATCCGGTAGTCCGTGCCCGGTTCGACGTTGACGAAACCGTGCCGTTCGTAGAAGCGGCGGGCGTCCACATCGATCTCATCGACGTTGATGTGCATTTCGCCGCCGCCGCGTCGAACTACCTCATCGATCGAGCGCTGCAGGAGGGCGGTACCGATCCCGTTGTTGCGCTGCGCCGGTACCACATAGAGTTCGTCGAGGACAGCGAGCGGTCCATCGCAGTAGACCGTGGGACGCAAGGTGACGACGGCGTACCCGTCCGGCTCTGCGCTACTTCCGGCCAATAACGCCAAACCGGCAGGATGCTCGACCAGCCGGCGGAATCGCGGCAGCAATACCTCGTACGGCGGCGTTGGGTCATCGAACTCCACCGAGAACGCGACCTGCATTCGCGCCAACACCTCCGCGTCGTCAACGCCGGCAATGAACATCTCAGTCACCGCTGAGCACTCCTCAAAGTCATTTCGATGAGTTCCGCTTCTAGCAATTGATTGTCGGCGTCGGACAACACCGCGCCCCACAACGGACCACTGCTGACGCCGTCCGCTGCTGACACCACGATGCGCACCACCGCCGGGTCGAGACCGTCTCCATGTAACGCCGCGCGCCACCAGTCCGCATCCTGCTGCGCGATCGCGCTCATGCCCGGCTCGAACATCAGGTGCACCGCGAGCGCCACGTAATCACGCAACCCAGAGGTGTCGCGCCCCATCGCGAAACTGGTGCGGATGTACGCACGCGCAAGTCGACCCGGCGCGTCCTCCGGCTCTTGCGCGGCACGCTCCTGGACCGCCGCTCGGAACTCGTCATTCAGGCTGACTGCCATCTCGCTCAGCAGCGACTCTTTACTCGGGAAGTGATAGAGCAAGCCTCCCTTGGACACCCCGGCGGCCGTCGCGATGTCGCTGATCGGTACCGCAGTGCCATGGCGTCCGATCAGTTTCGCGGCCGCGTCAAGAATGAGTCGCTTGGTGTCACCGGCACTACGCCCGGGCGTACGCGCCATGTCTCCCCTTCCCTTCGAGCATCATTGTGCTTGATTAATGCACTGCCTCGCTCGTGGCCGCCGCCCGATCGTTCGGAATAAGCCGGAACGCCACGAGCGCGCCCAGGACCATCACGCTGCTGGCGATCAGCGTCGTTACTTGCATCGCGTGGACGAAAGCATTCTGAACGAGACCAAGCAATTCGCTGGAGGGCTCGAGAACAGTGACCGCTGAGGCAAGCGAGTCCTCCATCAGGTTGGCTACGTCCGCGGGCACACCGTCAGGTACGGCGACATTTCCGCGATAGAAGGCAGTCATGAGTGAGCCGAGTACGGCGATACCGATCGCCGTACCAAGCTCGTAGGCGGTCTCGGACACCGACGCCGCGGCCCCAGCCTTGGCCGGTTTGACCGCGGATACGACCGCATCGACGCTCAAGGTTTCGGCGATACCCAGACCGAGCCCGAGCGGCACCAATGCCAGCAATACCCAGACCAACTGTTCACTGCCTTCCAATGCGGCAATCAGCGCTAGGCCGAGCGCTCCGCCGAGCAGACCCACACCGATCGCCCGCCCGCGTCCGAGCCGCGCAACGAGGTAGCCCACCACCGCAACCGCCGCCATGGCTGCAGCGGCCGCGGGCAGTTCAGCCAGACCTGCCTCCAGCGGTCGCAACCCACGCGCGAGTTGCAGGTACTGCGAGAAGAAGAACAGCGCGCCGCTCAGCGCAAACACTGAGAGGAAGTTGACCAACACCGCACCGCTAAACGCCGGATTCCGGAACAGTTCGACGTCGATCATCGGTGCATCAACTCGGCGCTGCCGCCGTGCGAATGCCACCCCGGCAAAAACGGCGACCACGATGGCCGCGACCGTGGCGTTATCGAACGCACCGGTCGCGATCTGCTTGATGGCATACACGATCGGCACGATTGCCAGCATCGATAGCGCACTGGAGATCAGGTCGAACCGGCCGGGCTGTGGGTTCCGCGACTCCGGCAACCACCATGACCCAAGGGTGAGCACGAGCAGCACCACCGGCACGTTGATGAGGAATACCGAGCCCCACCAGAAGTGCTCCAACAGCGCACCACCCACGACCGGGCCCACGGCGATGCCGCCGGCGGCAGCAGCTGACCAGACCGCGATAGCGCGGGTCCGCTCGACAGGATCGGTGAAAATATTCCGGATCAACGAGAGGGTCGACGGCATGATTGTCGCGCCCGCCATGCCTAGCAGCAGTCGCGCCGCGATCAGCACTTCAGGTGTCGGCGCAAACGCGGCGAGTAGCGAGACGAGCCCGAACGCCGCGGATCCGAACAGTAGGAGCCTTTTGCGGCCGATCCGGTCAGCCAGGTTGCCCATCGTCACCAGCAGACCGGCTAGTGCGAGCGAGTAGATATCGCCAACCCACAGCACCTGCACCGCGCTCGGCGCCAGATCGGCAGTGAGGGCCGGGACCGCCAGATACAGCACCGTCGCATCGACTGCCAGCAGCAGCACCGTCCCCGCTAGCACCGCTAACGCAGACCACCTCCGCCTCGGCGTCATCGGTCACCTCTCCTCAGTTACTTAACCGTCCAGCCGGTATAGTATCTGAACAGGCTCTCGCCCGGCATCTACAGAAACGATCTGTGACGCGATTCGCGTCCGCGACCAGACCCACGACCTTCTGAAACGGGTCCGCGGTACGTGCCCTAGGTCGTCGATTGACACTTGTGAGCGCCTCGCGACGTCACTGATTCGGTATCTAGGCGCAGGTGCGGCCAGTCATCGACGTCGCGCAGGAGTTGCCGGTCATGGGTGGCCAGCACCACGGCCGCTGGAGTCATCCGCAACGCGTCAGTGAGTTCGTCAACGAGCGCGATCGACAGATGATTCGTCGGTTCGTCCAGTAACAACACGTGTGGACGGGTAGCGAGCACGAGGGCCAGATCAAGGCGTCGCTGTTGCCCCATGGACAACTCGCCGACGCGCTTACCTTTCTCGCGCGCGGAGAGCAGACCGAACTGCGCCAGTCCGAGCGCTCCGGCGTCGGACAGGACCCCGGTAGCGACCAGCGATTCGACGTGATCGGCGTAGACGTCGGCGGTCCGCGCGTCCGGCGGCAAGGCGGATTCCTGACGCAGGACCCCGATCCGGGTTCCGTGGGGCACTCGAACCGAACCTTCGTCCGGCACCTGTTCACCGCTGGCGATGCGCAGCAGCGTGGACTTCCCCGCCCCGTTCGGACCGGTCACCACGAGCCGACCGCGGTGCGACAACGTGAACGATACGGCCCCCGGGAGCCTGCCCTCAAGCGCTACCTCCTCGACGCTCAGCAATACCGCTCCGGTGCGCGTCGCCAGATCAGGGAAGCGGAAGACTAGCGGTGGCTCCGGGACCGTTAGCGCATGCGCCTGCAACGCGTCCTGACGCCGACGCACGCTCTGCACAAGTCCGCCCGCACGCGTCGCGCGGCCGTGTTTGTTGGTCCCCTTATCTGGTCGCCATCCAGAGACGAGTCGATTCTGAGCAGCGCTCAATTCGT
The sequence above is a segment of the Cumulibacter soli genome. Coding sequences within it:
- a CDS encoding ABC-F family ATP-binding cassette domain-containing protein, with the protein product MPTHRIPARHRAQLIASDISVARGATPVLQHVDLTLGPTSRVAVVGENGRGKSTLLHVLAGTLAPDSGSVRRIGTVAVAEQEMHAAEGRTVGDAVASAVAEPLAALTELEIAGLHLADGDAAEDRYSAALERVEALDAWDAERRVQVALESLGAETDMSRLLAELSVGQRYRVRLACLLGANDDFLLLDEPTNHLDRDGLNFLTASLRSRSGGVLIVSHDRALLSDLAQTILDLDPTYDQRPRTYGNGYAGYRAGRLVERENWEREYQRQQAEHARLTDELSAAQNRLVSGWRPDKGTNKHGRATRAGGLVQSVRRRQDALQAHALTVPEPPLVFRFPDLATRTGAVLLSVEEVALEGRLPGAVSFTLSHRGRLVVTGPNGAGKSTLLRIASGEQVPDEGSVRVPHGTRIGVLRQESALPPDARTADVYADHVESLVATGVLSDAGALGLAQFGLLSAREKGKRVGELSMGQQRRLDLALVLATRPHVLLLDEPTNHLSIALVDELTDALRMTPAAVVLATHDRQLLRDVDDWPHLRLDTESVTSRGAHKCQSTT
- a CDS encoding PH domain-containing protein, whose product is MWVDLLKSMLALTPSIVVIAFTNVDLAWSSMWPVILVAVVGVGGAMGDVVRWAFTRYRVTEDEVERHTGVFVRRTRTLRRDRIRSADTHAKLRHRIAGLRVVTIGAGQQVGAGEAALRLDALTKSDAAALREELLSGGSAESTEVAEPTGSTAERAEPLGKARPWWAVYNMFSVWAYVMAAGMLWGAYWILASVGVDVLGALSWAWDPGSRGWWWTIVLGLVACGLLGAVGMAVRYLTANWGFELDRVRRGDKEFLRTRRGLLSTREVNRDEARRRGLTISEPLLWRWMGMADTNIVTTGLSVWDPEEPTAILPRGPVRVARRVADRVLGEPCPLDAVLEPHPRAALRRRLWWATLGVLIPIGLIAWPWTTGLLPMWLVWVAVGAWLIALGGAWIAYRALGHAISGEYLVVRSGLAARATTALRRDAVSTIVVRQSVLQRRLNLCTVSARTAAGWGVYEAPDVSTSNGIEFARLTTGGVLDDFLAEADER
- a CDS encoding MFS transporter codes for the protein MTPRRRWSALAVLAGTVLLLAVDATVLYLAVPALTADLAPSAVQVLWVGDIYSLALAGLLVTMGNLADRIGRKRLLLFGSAAFGLVSLLAAFAPTPEVLIAARLLLGMAGATIMPSTLSLIRNIFTDPVERTRAIAVWSAAAAGGIAVGPVVGGALLEHFWWGSVFLINVPVVLLVLTLGSWWLPESRNPQPGRFDLISSALSMLAIVPIVYAIKQIATGAFDNATVAAIVVAVFAGVAFARRQRRVDAPMIDVELFRNPAFSGAVLVNFLSVFALSGALFFFSQYLQLARGLRPLEAGLAELPAAAAAMAAVAVVGYLVARLGRGRAIGVGLLGGALGLALIAALEGSEQLVWVLLALVPLGLGLGIAETLSVDAVVSAVKPAKAGAAASVSETAYELGTAIGIAVLGSLMTAFYRGNVAVPDGVPADVANLMEDSLASAVTVLEPSSELLGLVQNAFVHAMQVTTLIASSVMVLGALVAFRLIPNDRAAATSEAVH
- a CDS encoding PH domain-containing protein, which translates into the protein MDDTRVASMMRPAANGIERRAIAWWMLRSLLSWGLILVVLVVIGLLWSSAWPWLLAPIIGASVLVLVLLFVAPWWRFRVHRWEITDRATYATTGWVVQEWRVAPTSRIQTVDAVRGPLEQFLGLSTLRVTTASSAGAINIVGLDRRTAERAASQLAAVAELSEGDAT
- a CDS encoding VIT1/CCC1 transporter family protein, with the protein product MTTEIRDEHHANEPHSPGLAQRLNWLRAGVLGANDGIVSTAAVIVGVAGGTDELTPVLLSGSAALVGGAVSMALGEYVSVSSQRDTERALIDKEREELADDPEAEFAELVEMYEQKGLTRETATRVATELSAQDALSAHLSVELNIDQDDVVSPWRAAAASAVAFTIGALLPLLTILLLPESVRILGTFLAVLTALAITGYVAAWVGGANRWRAILRTIIGGAAALGATFLVGSLFGAVVG
- a CDS encoding GNAT family N-acetyltransferase; protein product: MFIAGVDDAEVLARMQVAFSVEFDDPTPPYEVLLPRFRRLVEHPAGLALLAGSSAEPDGYAVVTLRPTVYCDGPLAVLDELYVVPAQRNNGIGTALLQRSIDEVVRRGGGEMHINVDEIDVDARRFYERHGFVNVEPGTDYRMLMYLREFD
- a CDS encoding TetR/AcrR family transcriptional regulator encodes the protein MARTPGRSAGDTKRLILDAAAKLIGRHGTAVPISDIATAAGVSKGGLLYHFPSKESLLSEMAVSLNDEFRAAVQERAAQEPEDAPGRLARAYIRTSFAMGRDTSGLRDYVALAVHLMFEPGMSAIAQQDADWWRAALHGDGLDPAVVRIVVSAADGVSSGPLWGAVLSDADNQLLEAELIEMTLRSAQR